In Eriocheir sinensis breed Jianghai 21 chromosome 23, ASM2467909v1, whole genome shotgun sequence, a single window of DNA contains:
- the LOC127002590 gene encoding skin secretory protein xP2-like produces MEEAAGEAAAEEEVPELGEVSGDSTADEEAPELHPELGEASGDAATEEEASELHPELGEASGDSVAEEEAPELHPELGKASGDADTEEEASELHPELGEASGNSAAEEEAPELHPELGEASGDAAAEEEAPELQPELEEASLNAKFSVTPPPSPQSPLPTSTTYLYCL; encoded by the exons ATGGAGGAAGCCGCTGGTGAagctgccgcagaagaggaggtcCCCGAGCTGGGGGAAGTCTCCGGTGACTCTACCGCAGATGAGGAGGCCCCCGAGCTTCACCCCGAGCTGGGGGAAGCCTCCGGTGACGCTGCCACAGAAGAGGAGGCCTCCGAGCTTCACCCCGAGCTGGGGGAAGCCTCCGGTGACTCTGTCGCAGAAGAGGAGGCCCCCGAGCTTCACCCCGAGCTGGGGAAAGCCTCCGGTGACGCTGACACAGAAGAGGAGGCCTCCGAGCTTCACCCCGAGCTGGGGGAAGCCTCTGGTAActctgccgcagaagaggaggctcCCGAGCTTCACCCCGAGCTTGGGGAAGCCTCCGGTGacgctgccgcagaagaggaggcccCCGAGCTGCAGCCCGAGCTGGAGGAAGCCTCTCTGAACG CAAAGTTCTCAgtgactccccccccctccccccaatcaccacttcccacctccaccacgtACCTTTACTGCCTATGA